ATCTGGGTGCTGTTTCCTACAGCCTGGGCAAATTCAGAGAACCTGCAGTTCACAGAGCCCTGCCTCAATCCTGACCCTGCCCAGGTTTCCTTCAGCCATTTATTTCACAGGGGCAGCATCTCCTATGaatgccagcagagctgcagccctgaaCGTGTTCCCATGGCACAAAtgccctgtccttgtccccacgGCACAAATGCCCTGTCCATGTCCCCACGGCACAAATGTCCTGTCCATGTCCCCACGGCACAAAtgtcctgtccttgtccccacgGCACAAATGTCCTGTCCATGTCCCCATGGCACAAAtgccctgtccttgtccccacgGCACAAATGTCCTGTCCGTGTCCCCATGGCACATATGCCCTGTCTGTGTCCCCATGGCACATATTGTAGCCTGAGTTTCCCAGAGCAGAATTTTATCCCCTCCCtgtccagcagctggagggagcaCTGGAATTTTACACTCCGTGCAGAGTGTGGGATGCTCCCTGTACTCCTCCATTCAGtatttcccttcttcctggCACCAGCGCCTGTGTGGGCATGAAAATAAGACAAATCTTCTCTTTCCAGGGTGGTGTTGTGCTTCTGCTCCGAGGTACAGGACAAGGCtgagagctggcagggaaatGATGTGAAACCCAGTGGGTTTCAGCAccctggccctggcacagggcacactctgctcccagcacagcgATGTCACCCCAGGGACGGGCTCCGGTGCCCGGCGTGGGTGACCCCGCGGTTGTTTGCGTGTGTCACGGCGGGAAGTGTGTGTGAACGGGACGGATTTAGCAGCCAAAACACAGGGCCGGCGCAGTCCGTCATTAAATGCCAGCCCGTCCCGTCATCCCGCCACCACAAGGAGCTTTTTTGGGGCCGGGTCCCGGCGGAGGCCAGAGGAAGCGGGGGTGGCCGGTTCCCGGTGACTGTGCTGCCCGGTGACACCGCTGCCCGGCGGTGCCATTGGCCGCCCCCGGCgcggggctggcactgcccaggggttAAATGCCAGCCCGGCCACCCCGGGACACACATTCCAACACAGGCACACGGCTCGTCCCAGCCCCGGCACCGCAGAGGCTCCAGCTCGCATCACACCTTGAGGTAAAAGTCTTGGTTTGATTTGGCATTGCCTGGAGGGAAAATGGCAACGTTTGGGAGCAGGGGTTGAAGGTTTCCTACAAGTTTTGGTTGAAAGCAGGAGGCTCATCAGCTGGGTGTTGCTTTTTCAGGGAAGAAATCAGAAGTGTGCTCGTTCCAGCGTGTTTTGGGTGATGGTGATGTTCAGTGTGGTCAGTGTATCCCACAGGGATGAGGTGCTGGGCTGCCTAAAGAAAATGCTTGGAaaatgagagcagagctggaggaaagcCCCCACTGCTTCACCTGCCTGCCAGCTGGAGtgctggggtgctgctggggtgcCCACCCAGAGGGCTCTGAAATTATCTCTGAAATTATTAGGTTATCTCATTGGGATGCTCCACTTTGGAATTCTGGCAGATTTTAGGTGGCTGTGGGGACCACTCCAGGTGGgagccctgcagcccgtggtCTCACAGTGCTGCCCCTCTGAGGTGCAGGCTCCTGTCACAACcacccagctcagctgggtGGTGACATTACTGTGGGAACAGGAAACTCAGGAGAGCTTTCCTGCTGTTGAACGATGCTCagataaaaaaatctgcagGTACCTGGCTGGGTATTTCAAATCCCAAACTAAAGGGAGGTTTCTGCACAGGAGGTGCCAGGAGGTGGCACAAGGACAAATCCCTGGCTTGTTTGATAAAACACCAGGCTGAGCACTGTGATTTGGGAGGGATTTGTGGGGCCAAGTTCCAGCCAGAGGCACATGCAAAGGCTTTGCTCTAGCCTGCaaatatttccttccttcttgcAGCCACAGGGACCACGACTGACATGAGGGCTGCgttcctggtgctgctcctctgggctgtGGCCTGTGCTCACCCTGTAAGTACCCCCTGGACTGCCactcccaccccaaacccctcgGTTTTGCCCAGCCAGGGCACGCTGATCACTGATCAAATGTCTCCTGGATGTGTTTAGGTGCCTGGCCATGAACccacccaccccagcacccTACAGGAGGTAAGCCACAGGTGCCCCTGGCCCACAGGTAGCAGCCCCTTAGGGAGCAAGTCTGGGAtggggagccagccctgggcaggggtcCTTGGACCAGGAACCTGCAGGAATCTGCTGCTTCCGTGGGTCTTTGAGCTTTGGCTGCTCAGTCTCTTCAAGCTGGGTTGGTTTCATCCTGTTTTGACTTGCTTCCCTGAGAAAGTTCCCAGTTCACCTGACACCTTTTGATGTGCTGGCCCTGAAAATGGAGTTTCTGTGCTCTGAGCTAGCCCAGCTTGGGCTTTTCTGGGCTGCCCTTTTGTTGGTAGCtaccattttattttgtatcaGCAGAAAGAACTAAAGGGCTGAGgtgcaagaaataaaaaaggcttGAGCTGTTGCATGGCTCGGGAGTgaggtcctgcagcagcagtaaaccagcactgctgtggtTGGTGTTTAATAAACCAAAAGCACCGTGTCGTGTTTTGTCTCCAGGATACCATAAATGAAGATTACATCAGCAATCTGGGCAACCACCTGGACGGTGGAGATGGCAGACATCCCTCTGCCAGTCCAGACACGGGGGAAAACGCCCTTGCCAGGGACCTGACGGGCGGGAATGCCGTGGATGAGGAGCTGGCTGAGCTcgggggctgggctgggcaggctcCTCACCTGAACCAGGTGGACCACGAGGAGACAGGCGCCCACAATGGCAACGACCTGGGCTTCCTGGTGAGTGAGCGGAGAGAAACGTTTCCTTCTGCCAGGAAAGCCCCGAACCTGGCCTCGGCCAAGGCTGTGCTTGCCTTGGCATCCACGGGTTTGTCACCTCCACAGGAGGCGGACGCACGTGACACCGATGACGGTGACAACGGGCCCCGCTACGGAGCCAACGCGTTCCCCTCGCACGGCGGCGCGTTCCTGGACGAGGAGGACGACAGCGGCGACGACACCTTCGATGCCAacggggaggaggagaggggagaaggcCCCACTTACGTGGCTGGTGCTGATGGGGCAGGGGAGCACGAGccaggccctggggacagcagcagcagcagcagcagcgagagCGCCGGGGCCGACCACCGGCGCTACAGGAGCTACAGGCACggaggggccagcagcagcagccaggaggaggagagctaCGACTTCCAGGACGAAGCCATGCAGGGGGATGATCCCTCTGTGTTTGAAGGCCCGGGCAGCAGCTACAGGATGCGCCACGCTGGCCCCCGCACCCTGGGGAACGGCTGGGAGAGCGCCCAGGGCTCCCACCGCTGGGAGGACGGGGACAGCAGGTCCCCCGAGGTGGAGGATGGTGACTCCGGGGAGGACAGTCCATCTGTGGAGGATGACAGTCAGTCAGAAGAGCCTGTTGACAGCCagtcagaggaaaaaagctCCAGTCACTCCagggaggatggggatggggatggggaggacagcccctccagggaggaggaggacagcGAGTCCAGGGAGGGCACTGAGGAGCAGTCAGATGAAGAGCCAGGGGAGACCCCGGAGGTGGTGAGAACCTTGAATGAGCACGGCAACAGCCAGacctgggaagggcaggaggacTGGGATTCTGCTGAGGACAGGAGTGTGCTGTCCATGCCCGGCAGTGAGTCCAGGGAAGAAGAGGGTGAACTGAGCAAGTCCAgggaagatgatgatgatgatgatgaccaGAGCCAGTCCACAGAGGACACCACGGAGGAGTCAGAGGAGAGTGAGAATGACTCAGAGCCGAGCACATCAGCTGAGAGCCCAGAGTCCCCAGAGGACAGCAGCCCAGAGGACAACACAGGCGAGGACAGCAGGTCCACAGAGAGCGACAACAGCGAGTCCCAGGAAGATGATGAGGACGGGGAGAGCCACTCCCAGGAGGATGCCACCCGTGAGTCCAGCAGCCACGGGGAcgacagctccctgcagagcctggagggcCGCAGGCGGCGGCCGGGCGCCCTGCGCCACCGGCCCGCTGCTGACCACGACGACAATGACTGCCAGGATGGGTACTGAGCTCTGCCCCACGGCCTCGGCGGCCTGGGGAGGGGCCcgggggggaggaggggttaATTTATTTGCCATATAGCCTGGTTGACTTCTTCTCAAGAAGATGCTGTGGTTAAAACAGAGCTGGGTGCGCCGGGGCTCGGCCTGGGCGCGCTGCGCAGGGAGTGAAGGGgtgggcaggcacagggaaaaCGCCCAAGCACAGcaagaaaaggcattttctgtACCAAACTGGAGAAAAGCTGAGAGCTGGGAGGGCCAGCAGGGTGATGCTGCCCACTTGCCCCAGGGGCACAGTG
This sequence is a window from Prinia subflava isolate CZ2003 ecotype Zambia chromosome 18, Cam_Psub_1.2, whole genome shotgun sequence. Protein-coding genes within it:
- the LOC134559887 gene encoding dentin matrix acidic phosphoprotein 1-like, with amino-acid sequence MRAAFLVLLLWAVACAHPVPGHEPTHPSTLQEDTINEDYISNLGNHLDGGDGRHPSASPDTGENALARDLTGGNAVDEELAELGGWAGQAPHLNQVDHEETGAHNGNDLGFLEADARDTDDGDNGPRYGANAFPSHGGAFLDEEDDSGDDTFDANGEEERGEGPTYVAGADGAGEHEPGPGDSSSSSSSESAGADHRRYRSYRHGGASSSSQEEESYDFQDEAMQGDDPSVFEGPGSSYRMRHAGPRTLGNGWESAQGSHRWEDGDSRSPEVEDGDSGEDSPSVEDDSQSEEPVDSQSEEKSSSHSREDGDGDGEDSPSREEEDSESREGTEEQSDEEPGETPEVVRTLNEHGNSQTWEGQEDWDSAEDRSVLSMPGSESREEEGELSKSREDDDDDDDQSQSTEDTTEESEESENDSEPSTSAESPESPEDSSPEDNTGEDSRSTESDNSESQEDDEDGESHSQEDATRESSSHGDDSSLQSLEGRRRRPGALRHRPAADHDDNDCQDGY